Proteins from one Nyctibius grandis isolate bNycGra1 chromosome 2, bNycGra1.pri, whole genome shotgun sequence genomic window:
- the ACOT9 gene encoding acyl-coenzyme A thioesterase 9, mitochondrial isoform X2, which yields MLATRLCTMRKLPSLLARILTSGTSGSPVLPDMSEVRSRLRDIVGASTNWRDHVQAMQERKALHTLLAKRQEDLPPRRMKDSYLEVILPLGSQPEIREKYLNVHNSVRFGRILEDLDSLGVLICYTHTKQEMQPRSPLSIVTALVDKINLCKKIIHPDCDIKFTGNVSWVGRTSMEVKMHMLQLHDGDYSPVLDATFVMVARDPENKRPAFVNPLVPETPEEEEIFKQGELNKLKRIDFSTASLLKMAPTAEERNIVHDIFLNTLDTRTVSFRSRKLPPNSVWMEDAKLKGLQICHPQERNIFNRIFGGFLMRKAFELGWATACSYGGSRPFIVSVDDIMFQRPVEVGSLLLLSAQVCYTEKNYIQVRVHSEVYDADTREHHTTNIFHFTFISENDVPRVVPKTYGESMLYLDGKRHFAAIMKEI from the exons tgcgGAGCAGATTGAGGGATATAGTGGGAGCATCTACCAACTGGAG gGATCATGTGCAAGcaatgcaagaaagaaaagctcttcaTACTTTACTGGCAAAACGGCAGGAAGATCTCCCTCCTAGGAGAATGAAAGATAGCTACTTGGAAGTTATTCTGCCTCTAGGAAGTCAACCAGAAATCAGAGAGAAGTATCTGAATGTACACAACAGCGTAAG GTTTGGAAGGATACTTGAAGATCTTGACAGTTTGGGAG TTCTTATTTGCTACACTCACACCAAGCAGGAAATGCAGCCAAGGTCTCCCTTATCAATAGTTACAGCTCTGGTGGATAAAATCA ATTTGTGCAAGAAGATTATACATCCAGACTGTGACATCAAATTCACAGGCAATGTTTcttgggttggaaggacctCAATGGAAGTGAAGATGCACATGCTGCAG CTACATGACGGTGATTACAGCCCTGTGTTGGATGCAACCTTTGTCATGGTGGCCCGGGATCCAGAAAATAAACG GCCAGCATTTGTTAATCCACTTGTTCCTGAGACtcctgaggaagaagaaatcttcAAGCAAGGGGAAT tgAACAAGTTGAAGAGGATTGATTTCAGCACTGCCTCCTTACTGAAAATGGCTCCCACTGCGGAAGAAAGAAACATCGTTCATGACATATTCCTTAATACATTGGACACGAG GACAGTAAGTTTCCGGAGTCGTAAATTACCACCCAATTCAGTGTGGATGGAAGATGCAAAGCTAAAAGGCCTACAAATTTGCCATCCTcag GAACGGAACATCTTCAATaggatttttgggggttttctcATGAGAAAGGCATTTGAATTGGGATGGGCAACTGCTTGCAGCTATGG GGGTTCCAGACCTTTTATTGTATCTGTTGACGATATCATGTTTCAGAGGCCGGTTGAGGTTGGATCCTTATTACTGCTTTCTGCACAG GTctgttacacagaaaaaaactacATCCAAGTTCGAGTACACAGTGAGGTTTATGATGCAGATACCAGGGAGCACCACACAACCAATATCTtccattttacatttatatCAGAAAATGACGTCCCACGGGTTGTCCCCAAAACTTATGGAG AGTCCATGTTGTATTTAGATGGGAAGCGACACTTTGCTGCAATCATGAAAGAAATCTGA
- the ACOT9 gene encoding acyl-coenzyme A thioesterase 9, mitochondrial isoform X1 yields the protein MLATRLCTMRKLPSLLARILTSGTSGSPVLPDMSEGHLPIHVNNVRSRLRDIVGASTNWRDHVQAMQERKALHTLLAKRQEDLPPRRMKDSYLEVILPLGSQPEIREKYLNVHNSVRFGRILEDLDSLGVLICYTHTKQEMQPRSPLSIVTALVDKINLCKKIIHPDCDIKFTGNVSWVGRTSMEVKMHMLQLHDGDYSPVLDATFVMVARDPENKRPAFVNPLVPETPEEEEIFKQGELNKLKRIDFSTASLLKMAPTAEERNIVHDIFLNTLDTRTVSFRSRKLPPNSVWMEDAKLKGLQICHPQERNIFNRIFGGFLMRKAFELGWATACSYGGSRPFIVSVDDIMFQRPVEVGSLLLLSAQVCYTEKNYIQVRVHSEVYDADTREHHTTNIFHFTFISENDVPRVVPKTYGESMLYLDGKRHFAAIMKEI from the exons tgcgGAGCAGATTGAGGGATATAGTGGGAGCATCTACCAACTGGAG gGATCATGTGCAAGcaatgcaagaaagaaaagctcttcaTACTTTACTGGCAAAACGGCAGGAAGATCTCCCTCCTAGGAGAATGAAAGATAGCTACTTGGAAGTTATTCTGCCTCTAGGAAGTCAACCAGAAATCAGAGAGAAGTATCTGAATGTACACAACAGCGTAAG GTTTGGAAGGATACTTGAAGATCTTGACAGTTTGGGAG TTCTTATTTGCTACACTCACACCAAGCAGGAAATGCAGCCAAGGTCTCCCTTATCAATAGTTACAGCTCTGGTGGATAAAATCA ATTTGTGCAAGAAGATTATACATCCAGACTGTGACATCAAATTCACAGGCAATGTTTcttgggttggaaggacctCAATGGAAGTGAAGATGCACATGCTGCAG CTACATGACGGTGATTACAGCCCTGTGTTGGATGCAACCTTTGTCATGGTGGCCCGGGATCCAGAAAATAAACG GCCAGCATTTGTTAATCCACTTGTTCCTGAGACtcctgaggaagaagaaatcttcAAGCAAGGGGAAT tgAACAAGTTGAAGAGGATTGATTTCAGCACTGCCTCCTTACTGAAAATGGCTCCCACTGCGGAAGAAAGAAACATCGTTCATGACATATTCCTTAATACATTGGACACGAG GACAGTAAGTTTCCGGAGTCGTAAATTACCACCCAATTCAGTGTGGATGGAAGATGCAAAGCTAAAAGGCCTACAAATTTGCCATCCTcag GAACGGAACATCTTCAATaggatttttgggggttttctcATGAGAAAGGCATTTGAATTGGGATGGGCAACTGCTTGCAGCTATGG GGGTTCCAGACCTTTTATTGTATCTGTTGACGATATCATGTTTCAGAGGCCGGTTGAGGTTGGATCCTTATTACTGCTTTCTGCACAG GTctgttacacagaaaaaaactacATCCAAGTTCGAGTACACAGTGAGGTTTATGATGCAGATACCAGGGAGCACCACACAACCAATATCTtccattttacatttatatCAGAAAATGACGTCCCACGGGTTGTCCCCAAAACTTATGGAG AGTCCATGTTGTATTTAGATGGGAAGCGACACTTTGCTGCAATCATGAAAGAAATCTGA